The DNA region CGGAAGGCGCTGTGGGCCGGCGCACCAGGGTGGATCCCGGGTCCCGGGACGCCGCCACGCTGGCCATCAGCCGGAAGTTTGCCGCGTCCACCCGCGATGCGTGGATTGTGGCGGGACGGACCCTGGCCCCCGAACGGCGCTCCATCATCTTTGAAGTAGTGACCCGGCTGATCTTCCACTCCATGATCATCTTCTCCCTCTACCTCCTGCTGGCCGGCCACAATTTCCCCGGCGGCGGGTTCGCCGGAGGCCTGGCGGCCGGCCTGGCGCTCGCCATCCGGTACCTGGCCGGCGGCCGTTTCGAACTGCGGGAGGCCACGCCCATCAGCGCCGGGACGCTGCTGGGGATCGGACTCGCCACGGCGGCGGCGTCCGGCGTGGTGCCGCTCCTGCTGGGCGGCCAGGTGTTCCAGACGGCAATTATTGAGCTGTGGCTGCCAGTGTTTGGCGACATCAAATTTGTCACGTCCACCATCTTCGACATCGGCGTGTACACCGTGGTGATCGGCCTGGTGCTGGACGTGCTGCGCAGCCTGGGCGCGGAGATCGACGAACACTTTGAAGAACAGGCAACGGCGCCTGCCGGGGAACAGGAGCCGCTGGGCGTCCCTGCCGAAACCAGCGCAAAGGGCAAAGCATGAGCGTCAACCTGACCCTCCTCACGGTTATGGGGGCCCTGTACGCATGCGGCATCTACCTGATCCTGGAACGCAGCCTTACCCGGGTACTGCTGGGACTGATGCTCCTGGCCAACGCCACCAACCTCCTGATCCTGGCCACAGGGGGTTACGCAGGGCTGGCGCCGTTCTATGCCAAGGACATCCCTGCCCAGGACTACAGCGATCCCCTTCCCCAGGCCCTGATCCTGACGTCAATCGTCATTTCGTTCGCGGTGACGGCCTTTATGCTCGGCATCATTTACCGCACCTGGGTGCTGGCGCGGCAGGACGAGATCCAGGATGACCTGGAAGACCGCCGCGTCGCCGAGACGCCCAGCTTCGATGCGGAGGACGACGCCGAGATCCCGGTGGAGACGTCCGAGTTTCCGTTGACCATGCTCGGCAGCGATGGACGCGCGGTATCCGACCACTCCACGGCGGGTGACGCGCCGGAGACCGCCGAGCCAACCATCGTGGCCGGCGTCACGCTCACCGCCACGGATGCCTCAGCGGAAGAGCAGCCCGGATCGCAGAACGTCAATCCTGGCCCCGAAGGAGGTGTGAAGTGAACATCGCAAGCTTTGCCCCGCTCGCCGTCGTACTTCCCATTCTCGGCGCGGCCCTGACTTTTGTGCTGATCCGGCACTCACGGGCCCAGCGCACCGTGAGCATCGCACTGCTGTCGCTCACCCTCCTGCTGGAGTGCCTGCTGCTGGCCTCCGTCTGGGAAGGCGGGACCGCGGCCGTGAACGTGGGCGGCTGGCTGCCTCCGTGGGGCATCGTGATGGTGGTGGACCAGTTCTCCTCGCTCATGCTGGTGGTCTCTTCGTCGGTGAGCCTCGCCGTGCTGGTCTACGCCACCGGCCAGGGCATGGCCGACGGCGACCAGGATGCCCCGGTCTCGATCTTCCACCCCACCTACCTGATCCTGGTGGCCGGTGTGTCAAACGCCTTCCTGTCCGGGGATCTGTTCAACCTGTACGTTGGTTTTGAGATCCTGCTGACGGCGAGCTATGTCCTGATGACGCTGGGCGGCACCGGTCCACGGATCCGGGCCGGTGTCACATACGTGGTGGTGTCAGTGGTTTCCTCGGTGCTGTTCCTGATCTCGATTGCCATGATTTACGGGGCCACCGGAACGGTGAACATGGCGGACCTGGCCATCAAACTCGCGGACCTGGACCAGGGAACCAAGACCCTCCTGCATGTGATGCTCCTGGTGGCGTTCGGCATCAAGGCGGCCGTGTTCCCGCTGTCCTTCTGGCTGCCCGACTCCTACCCCACGGCACCCGCGCCCGTCACCGCCGTGTTCGCCGGCCTGCTCACCAAGGTGGGCGTGTACGCCATGGTGCGCACCGAGACCCTGCTCTTTCCTGGGGACACCCTGAACACTCCGCTGATGGTGGCAGCTCTGCTCACCATGGTGGTGGGAATCCTTGGCGCCCTGGCGCAGAGCGACATCAAACGTCTGCTCTCCTTCACGCTGGTCAGCCATATCGGCTACATGGTGTTTGGCCTCGCCATGTCCTCCGTCGCCGGGCTGGGTGCCGCTGTGTTCTACGTAGCCCACCACATCACCATCCAGACCAGCCTGTTCCTGGTCACAGGCCTGATCGAACGCCGTGGCGGCAGCTCTTCCATTGACCGGCTGGCGGGCCTGGCCAAGTTATCGCCCCTGCTGGCGCTGCTCTTCTTCGTGCCGGCCATGAACCTGGCCGGCATCCCGCCCTTCTCCGGATTCCTGGGGAAGGTGGGGCTCATGCAGGCCGGCGTCGAGCTGGGCACGCCGCTGGCCTACGCCCTGGTCATAGGAGGCGTGGTCACCAGCCTTCTGACCCTTTTGGCAGTCGCCAGGGTCTGGAACCGCGCGTTCTGGCGCAAGCCAGCGGACGCTGACCACCCGGATCCTGTTCTACTTGCCGCCCGCGGGGATTCGGACAGGGGCCGCCGCGCCGGCCGCAACAACGTCACCCTGCTTCCGCGCACCATGGTGGGCTCCACCATGGGCCTGGTGCTGCTTGGCGTGGCGCTGACTGTCTTTGCGGGCCCGCTGTTCAGAGTCTCGGACCAAGCTGCGCAGGACATGCTGGACAGGTCCTCCTACATCCAGGCGGTGCTTGGCGAGAACGCGCCGGTGCCCCTGGTACTGACCTCCGGAGCCAACAAATGAGCCGCCGGCGTATCTCGCTGCGCCAGGAACTGCCGCTCCTGGTGTGGCTGGTGGTGGTCTGGGGCGCTCTATGGCAGGACTTTAGCCCCGGCAATCTCCTCTTCGGCGCGCTGCTGGCGGTGGTGGTGGCCAGGATGTTCTACCTGCCGCCAGTGGAACTGAGCGGGCGCTTCAACATCCTTTACGCCGTCCCGTTTGCCGTGGTCTTCCTCTGGCGGGTGGCGGCAGCGAGCTTCCAGGTCATGTACCTGGCTGTCGCCCGCGGGCCCGAGGTGACCAACGCCGTCGTCGCCGTCCCGTTGCGGAGCCACCAGGACCTGATGGTCACCGCCACGGGGCACGTGATTTCCCTCATCCCAGGTTCCCTTGTGGTGGAGGTGGACCGGTCAACGTCCACCCTGTACCTGCACGGGCTCAACGTGGAAAAACCCGGAGGACGTGGCCAAACTGCGCCGCGAAGTCCGGGCCATTGAGGCGGGGCTCATCCGGATCATGGGCACCAGGGAAGAACTCGACGCGATCCGGCTGGAGGCCGCAGCATGATGCAGACTGTTCTGGTTGTCACGTCAGTCATCCTTTCGCTGGCAGCCGCCGGTGCCATCATCAGGATTGCCCGCGGCCCCTCGCTGCTGGACCGGGTGCTGGCTTCCGACGTCCTCCTGGCCATCCTCGGTGCGGCGCTGTGCATCGACATGGCCGTAAACCGGCACCTGAACAACCTCATGCTGCTGGTGGCGCTGTCCATCATCGGGTTCATCGGCTCGGTGACTGTTGCCCGATTTGTGGCCGACCGGCGGGAGCAGCCCCATGATTCCTGATGCCGGCACGATGGATGCGGTCACCGACGCCGTGTCCGCGGTGTTCATGGTGGTGGGTGCCCTGATGTCCCTGGCCGCTGCGGTGGGGTTGCTGCGGTTCCCGGACCTCATGAGCAGGATGCACGCAGCCACCAAGCCGCAGGTCCTGGGGCTCTTCCTCCTGCTGGCCGCCGTCGGACTGCAGCAGCGGACCTGGTGGGTGTGGCCGGTGCTGCTGGTGGCCTGGATCTTCCAGCTGCTCACCGTGCCGGTGTCCGCGCACATGGTGGGCCGCGCCGGTTACCGGACCAAGCACCTGCACAGGGAACTGCTCAGCTCCGATGAGCTGGAGGCCGTGGTGCAGAAAGCAGCCGCCAAAGCGGCCCGTGAGGACGCTTCAGACGGCGGCCCTGTGGACTCGCCCTGACCGCTGAGTTTTTGTCCGGATAACGCGGCTTCGAGGCTAATTAGCGTGCATTATCCGGACAAAAACTCCGGGGGCGGGCCGGAGAGAACCCGGGCCACCAGGAGTTCCTAGACGATGTCCTGGCTCTTTGCGAAACGGGTAATGGCGCGCTGCGTGCCACGGTTGGCCAGCACCTGGATGATGGTGCTCACCGAGGCCGAGATGAGCGCGAACGTCAGGGCAGAACGGAGGCTGGTGGGAGTGTCCTCCTTGCCGGTGGGCGGTTTCCGGCCAGTGGACTTTTCCCACACGGCGTTGACCACCTTGGTGCCGACAAGTCCGGCGCCGATGCTTACTCCGGTACCAAGCAGCTTGATGAAGAGGTTCATTTCTGGGGACTCCTTGTGGGCGGAAAGGGACTGACCTTAGCCTAACGTCCGGAGACCGGGCACCTGCCCGCATACGCGCCGGTTCGCTCTCAGCGTGCAGCTGTGTTTGTGGCAGAGCGGCCCGGCGCGTCGTCATCCCTCTGCTCAGGGCGCGGCCACCAGTCCTTCCCAGGCAACGGTCCAGTCCGCGGGGAAACCGGGCGCATGCCGGTCCGGGCCGTGGTCCCAGCCGGCCGCCATCAGGGCCGCGGCGACCAGCAGCCCGCCATTTCCCGGCAGGTAAACGGGGAGTGAGTCAGTCTGCCTGTTGTGGCCGTTCGGCAGGGCGGTGTTCTTCCCGGTTCCCTGCAGGAGGGCGTCGACGGCGGTCTCCGGGTCATCCAGCCGGGCGGCAGTCATGGCCATCACGGGGTAGTCCCAGCCCCAGGTGCTGTCCCAGTCCCAGTGAGCCAGGACGTCGGCGAGCGTGGCGCACATGGTCTCCGGATCGATGAGGTCAGTCTGCGGAAGCACGCCGAGGGCGCACAGCATGGAAGGGTGGTCTTCCCGGATGGTGAACGGCTCGACGTCGATCGCGGCGTAGACGCCGTTGACGGTACGCGGGTGCACCATGCCGTCCGCAACAGCCAGCCACTTCTCCCTCGGCTCCAGGCCAAGCCGTTCCCCCCACGTGACGGCGACGCGGAGTGCCCACTGCCAGTAGGCCAGCTCAAACGTTGGGTTGGTAAGGGTGCTGCGGATGGAACCGTAACTTTCCTGGGCGGGGATCAGCGGCGGGCCGAGCTCGAAGCCTCGCTCCGTGGGATGGGCGAAGCTCGCCATGAATTCTGCGGTTTCGAAAACGATCTCCGCGAACTCCTCCAGCAGCTCGTGGGACGGCTCGGCCCGGTAGGCCAGCTCGGCCAGGTAGATGGGATGCGGCTGCTGCCAGATCAGGAAGGTGCCGATAGGGCTGGGACTTTCCCGCCCGTCCGGACCTACCTGCTTGGGCCAGCGGACGCCGTCGAACCCCTGTGCCTTGGCCGTCTGACGTGCTGATTCCAGGATGGTTCCGTACCAGCGAAGGCTCGGAAGCAGGAGCCCTGTCCGGTTCCAGAGGGCGAAGTGCGCCGTGTGCCACCAGTGCATCTCCAGATGAAAGCGGCCGCGCCAGGAGTTGCACACCAGCCCGGTCTCCTGGGGCGGCAGGGAGCCTGCGCAATTGATGGCCGTGACGTACTGCGAAAGCACGATCCTGCGCTCAAGCTCGGCGGCCCGCAGATCCGCCGTGCCGTGCAGGTCAATGGCGCCGCCGGACCGCCAGAACTGCGGCCAGTAGGCTCGGGAGGCTTCAATGACCGCGGTGCCGGACGCTGGAGAGTGTCGGTCTTGGCGGGCCGCCGAACCAGCTCCTCGAATGACGCATTCGCCCTGGCCGGTGCTGATGAAGTGGATGGCCACGTCCAGGGTTTCCTGCCCGCCGGCCGGCCGCAGAAGCAGTTCGTGCTTTGCCACCCGCTCCAGCCGGAGGCCTTCACCAGAGATTTGGACTTGGTAGCCGGAGCCGTCCAAGGCGCGGTGCACAGTCCAGTCCTGAGGGCTCCCGGTGCCTGCGGGGTCCGGGTTTTCCAGGATGGTCTTGTGGGCATCCGGCCTGTTCCAGTCCGCGGCGTCATGCCAGGCGTCCGAGCCGTAGGGGAAGGCCAAGGAGATCATCAGCCCGTCCAGCAGGGCGGGGGATTCCACCCGGATGCCCAGCTGGTCCCGGTCCGGGTGGCAGGCTGTGCTGACGCTGACCGGGTGTCCCCTGAGGGTGAAGGTGCTGGTCACCGTCCCTGTCCAGAGGTCGAGAGCCTGTACGGGGTCAACAATGTCGGCTTCGGTCAGTGGGCTTGCGGACCCGGCGGCGTCGTCTCCGGAAAGGGCGAAGCCGATCCGGCCCAGGTCCAGGCGGTGCGGGTTTGCCCGCAGCCATGTCTCCGCGCCGGTCGTCTGGTTTTCCCGCCCATCAACAATGTTCCCCACCATGTCCACATACGGGACCTGGCCGCGCGGGGAATCGTAGAGCACCGTGGAGTCCGCCAGGCTGTAGTCCTCTGCGGCCGGGATGGAATGCCAGCCCCACTGTGATTGGGTACCGAGCAGGGTCCCGGGCGGAAGCTCGCTGCGGGCACCCACGGGGTAGACGGCGGGGAGGGTCTGCAGACCCGTGAGGTCCATGGTGAAGCAGAATTCGCCGTTGCCCACGGACACAGGGCTCCGTGGGTCGAGCATCCGCTGCTCCACGTTGTGGCGGCGGACCAGGGCTTTCCGGTCAATGGCGTTGCGTTGGCTGTGCATGATGCACGCCCTCCTGATGGTGTCAGCTCTGCTGCTGCGGGCAATCTGGTCGAGGGTCTAGTTGAAGGGTTTAGCGGGCAGTGGAAGAACCCGGGTGCTAAGAAAACGGTTTCCGAAACGATTCAATCCTATGCCGGAGGCCTGGGCTGTCAACCCCGGCTGCGACCGCTAACGCACCGGGGTCAGAGATCACATAGATCTAGCCGGCGCGGCTGTTCGCCAAGACGTTCTTAGTCAGTCGGAGGACGAGGGGGCGGTGCCGCTGTCCCCGGTGGCCTCTGCTGCAGTCTGCGCGTACGACGCCGAGACCCGGCGGTAGACCGGGGCCAGGAAGGCCAGTAGCGCGGCCGCGATCATGATGATCCCAGCCACTAGGAACACCAGGGCGATGCCGCGGGAGGTGCCCTCGCCCAACAGCGGGGCCAACTGGGCGGCGCCCTCAGCGGACCGAGCGTACGGGATGATCCAGAACTGGGCGATCGGTGCGATGAGGAACGCGGTGATCGGCGCTGCCGCGGACTCGAATGCCATGGCGAATCCGAACACGCGGCCCTGCCGCTGCAGAGGTACCACCTGCTGGATGACCGTCTGCTCGGCGGCCTCCACGAAAGGCACCAGGACCAGGTACGCCCAGATGCCGGCTATGTACAGCCATGCCCACTCGCGCACCGTGAACACCGCGCCCAGGACCCCCATCAGGATCACCGCGATAAGCATGGTACGCAACGGGTTGGACCCTAGCCCGAACTTGCCGATCAGCGCGCCGCCCACGATGAACCCGGTGGCGCCGAGCGCAAAGACAGCGCCCCACAGCTCTACGGGGAACATCTCCAGGCCGTAGGGATCCATCAACGCCATGTAGACGCCGCCGATGAAGTTGTTGAACGTGGAGAACAGGATCAGCGCAAACAGCCCGGAAACGGCCAACACAGCGGCGAGGGAGCCGCGCAAGTCGAATCCGCCGTGCGCGTCCGTTGCTGCCGCGCGCACCTCTTCGGGGATACGCAGCGTGAGCAGGTGCGCGAATGCCAGCGCCGTGAGCACCAGGGCGACGACGATGGTCCAGCCCATGCCCAGCAGCCCGACCGACAGCCCGGAGAGCAGCGAGGTGACAATGAACATCAGTCCCTGCACCATGCCCACCAGCCCGTTGGCGTTGGCCCGCCGCTCGGGCTCGATGAGGATGGTGACCGTGGTGGAGAGGGCAATGTTGCGCATGTTCTCAACCACCGCACCGATCAGGATGATCAGGGTGAAGATCCAGAACCAAGGCTGTGTCAGGTCCAGCAGCCGGGAGGCGGGTGTCAACAGGAACATGACCCCGGACAGCACGAACATCACCAGGGTGAAGCCGGCGGCGAAGCGCATCACGGCCAGCTTGCGGTAGCGGTCAACGAAGGTGCCGAAGCTGATACTGGAAAGGGCGATCAACAGCATGTAGGCGCCGCCGACCACCCCGGTGGCGATCACGTTCCGTGTCTCCAGGTACACCCAGAACGTCAGGGCGAACCACAGGTAGCTGGTGGTGATGTTGGCGAGCGCGGTGTTCACCAGGATCCCGGTGAACGTGCGGGACCGCTGCTCCGGACTGCGCAAGGACGTGTCGACGGCGTCGGGATCGGCCAGGCGCGGGGCGTCGCCGTCCTCGACCATCGCAGAGGTGACGGCAGCGTCCTCGGGGAGGCCAGCACCGCCGTCGCGAGCCGCAGCGGCCTTGGGGAAGGCCGGATTCTGCTCGGTCATGCGTCCCAGTGTACTGACAACTAACCTGGACGGAAACGGTCGCCGCCCGGCACCTCGCCACCACGAGTCGGCTGGGGCTGCCACGGTGTCGGCGGTCCGTGAGATCATACGGGCATGGCAGCCATCCAGCGTATCCGTCCCCAGGGGCTCGTCTCGAGCCCGGCCTTCAGCCACGTCGCCATCGTGCCGCCCGGCGCGACCACTATCTATGTCGGCGGCCAGAACGCCGTCGACGTCGATGGTGCGCTCGTCGGAGAGGGCGACGTGGCCGTGCAGTCTGCCCGCGCCCTCGAGAACGCGAGGACCGCGCTCGCCGCGGCCGGCGCGACCCTCGCCGACGTCGTGCACTGGACGGTGCTCTTCGTCGACGGCGTCGACCTCGCAGCAGGGTACGGGGCGATCGCGTCGGAGCTCGCGTCCGATGAACCGGCTCTGGTGACCGCGGCGCGTGTCGCCGGGCTGGGCGTGCCCGGCGCGCTCGTCGAGATCAGCGCGGTCGCCGCCGTTCTGCGATAGGGGTCCCGCCGTCAGCCGAAGCTATCGGGCCCGTTGCATCGACCGCAGGATTTCCCGCAAGGCTTCGACCACCAAGTCGTGGTCCTGCTGCTGGGGAAGCCCGGATACGGTCACGGTGGCTACCGCACCCACGCCGGCCACATAAAGCGGAAAGGAGCCGCCGTGGGGAGCATACGTTGACTCATCAAACCAGCCTTTGTCCTCGATCCTCCCGCCGTGCAGGCGGCCCCGGAGTCCCACCAGCAGGGAGGGGACCTCGTACCGTGCGGCAGTTCGCTGCTTCGCCCGGATCCAGTGCTCGTTATCCGGCGTTGCCCCGTCAAGGGCCACGTGGAAAAGGACCTGGTCACCCTTGGTGATGTCGATGGCGATGGGCAGCTTGCGTTCCTTGCCACGCTCCACGAGGAGCAGCCCCAGGTTCAGCGAGTCGTCCTTGGTGAAACGCGGAAACTGCAGCTCGTTGACCTCCGCCTCGATCCGCCCGATCAGTGCCTCAAGCGACCCTTCAGGCTGGCTTTTGACGGAGTCGGGATCGAACGCTGTCACAGGGGAGGATTCGGGAGTCATGGCCCACAATCTACCCCTCCCGCGGTGTAAACTTGACCACGCCCACAAGGGCAGATTCATTTACGACAGGGGAGCGCCGCCGTCGGGCATCACTGGCATTGCCAGGGAACCGCAGGTGGGCGCTGAGAGTGCGGACAGCCGCAGACCCTCGAACCTGATCCGGTTAGTACCGGCGCAAGGGAGTCGAGTTCTCGAAGTGTCTGGCAAGGCGGCCAACGCCGCAGGCCAGGTGCACTTTCCCCTCCTGTTCCTCAGGAGGACCACATGACAACTGCAGCAATCAAAAAGACCAGCAATACCTGGCGCGTCGTGGACATCGTGGTGGCAGCGCTCATTGCCATCGCCGGCGGCGTGATCTTCTGGGCCTGGTCCCAGGGGGCCGGCATCGTATCCACCCCCATGAACGCCGTCTACCCGCCGCTGACCGGCCTGATCGCCGGCGGCTGGATGATCCCCGCAGTGCTGGGCATGCTCATCATCCGCAAGCCGGGCGCGGCGATCTTCTGCGAAACCGTGGCAGCCACCGGCGAACTCATCATGGGTTCGCAGTACGGCGCCACTGTGCTCATCTCCGGAGTCCTCCAGGGCCTGGGTGCCGAGCTCGTGTTCTTCCTTCTCGTGTACGGCCACTTCAAGTTCAAGTCGTTCCTCTTCCAGAAGTACAACCTCATCGCTGCACTGCTGGCCGGTGCCGGCGCCGGACTCTTCTGCGGCATCAATGATGCTTTCCTGCCGTGGGGCTG from Arthrobacter pascens includes:
- a CDS encoding Na(+)/H(+) antiporter subunit C, whose translation is MSVNLTLLTVMGALYACGIYLILERSLTRVLLGLMLLANATNLLILATGGYAGLAPFYAKDIPAQDYSDPLPQALILTSIVISFAVTAFMLGIIYRTWVLARQDEIQDDLEDRRVAETPSFDAEDDAEIPVETSEFPLTMLGSDGRAVSDHSTAGDAPETAEPTIVAGVTLTATDASAEEQPGSQNVNPGPEGGVK
- a CDS encoding MFS transporter, which encodes MVEDGDAPRLADPDAVDTSLRSPEQRSRTFTGILVNTALANITTSYLWFALTFWVYLETRNVIATGVVGGAYMLLIALSSISFGTFVDRYRKLAVMRFAAGFTLVMFVLSGVMFLLTPASRLLDLTQPWFWIFTLIILIGAVVENMRNIALSTTVTILIEPERRANANGLVGMVQGLMFIVTSLLSGLSVGLLGMGWTIVVALVLTALAFAHLLTLRIPEEVRAAATDAHGGFDLRGSLAAVLAVSGLFALILFSTFNNFIGGVYMALMDPYGLEMFPVELWGAVFALGATGFIVGGALIGKFGLGSNPLRTMLIAVILMGVLGAVFTVREWAWLYIAGIWAYLVLVPFVEAAEQTVIQQVVPLQRQGRVFGFAMAFESAAAPITAFLIAPIAQFWIIPYARSAEGAAQLAPLLGEGTSRGIALVFLVAGIIMIAAALLAFLAPVYRRVSASYAQTAAEATGDSGTAPSSSD
- a CDS encoding ECF transporter S component — encoded protein: MTTAAIKKTSNTWRVVDIVVAALIAIAGGVIFWAWSQGAGIVSTPMNAVYPPLTGLIAGGWMIPAVLGMLIIRKPGAAIFCETVAATGELIMGSQYGATVLISGVLQGLGAELVFFLLVYGHFKFKSFLFQKYNLIAALLAGAGAGLFCGINDAFLPWGWNIAYEAGDKLVYIVFCAVSGAIIAGVLSWIATRGLAKTGVLSSFASRKAGTEPVFN
- a CDS encoding Na+/H+ antiporter subunit D; translation: MNIASFAPLAVVLPILGAALTFVLIRHSRAQRTVSIALLSLTLLLECLLLASVWEGGTAAVNVGGWLPPWGIVMVVDQFSSLMLVVSSSVSLAVLVYATGQGMADGDQDAPVSIFHPTYLILVAGVSNAFLSGDLFNLYVGFEILLTASYVLMTLGGTGPRIRAGVTYVVVSVVSSVLFLISIAMIYGATGTVNMADLAIKLADLDQGTKTLLHVMLLVAFGIKAAVFPLSFWLPDSYPTAPAPVTAVFAGLLTKVGVYAMVRTETLLFPGDTLNTPLMVAALLTMVVGILGALAQSDIKRLLSFTLVSHIGYMVFGLAMSSVAGLGAAVFYVAHHITIQTSLFLVTGLIERRGGSSSIDRLAGLAKLSPLLALLFFVPAMNLAGIPPFSGFLGKVGLMQAGVELGTPLAYALVIGGVVTSLLTLLAVARVWNRAFWRKPADADHPDPVLLAARGDSDRGRRAGRNNVTLLPRTMVGSTMGLVLLGVALTVFAGPLFRVSDQAAQDMLDRSSYIQAVLGENAPVPLVLTSGANK
- a CDS encoding RidA family protein gives rise to the protein MAAIQRIRPQGLVSSPAFSHVAIVPPGATTIYVGGQNAVDVDGALVGEGDVAVQSARALENARTALAAAGATLADVVHWTVLFVDGVDLAAGYGAIASELASDEPALVTAARVAGLGVPGALVEISAVAAVLR
- a CDS encoding monovalent cation/H+ antiporter complex subunit F; translation: MMQTVLVVTSVILSLAAAGAIIRIARGPSLLDRVLASDVLLAILGAALCIDMAVNRHLNNLMLLVALSIIGFIGSVTVARFVADRREQPHDS
- the mnhG gene encoding monovalent cation/H(+) antiporter subunit G — its product is MIPDAGTMDAVTDAVSAVFMVVGALMSLAAAVGLLRFPDLMSRMHAATKPQVLGLFLLLAAVGLQQRTWWVWPVLLVAWIFQLLTVPVSAHMVGRAGYRTKHLHRELLSSDELEAVVQKAAAKAAREDASDGGPVDSP
- a CDS encoding DUF4235 domain-containing protein — translated: MNLFIKLLGTGVSIGAGLVGTKVVNAVWEKSTGRKPPTGKEDTPTSLRSALTFALISASVSTIIQVLANRGTQRAITRFAKSQDIV
- a CDS encoding heme-degrading domain-containing protein encodes the protein MTPESSPVTAFDPDSVKSQPEGSLEALIGRIEAEVNELQFPRFTKDDSLNLGLLLVERGKERKLPIAIDITKGDQVLFHVALDGATPDNEHWIRAKQRTAARYEVPSLLVGLRGRLHGGRIEDKGWFDESTYAPHGGSFPLYVAGVGAVATVTVSGLPQQQDHDLVVEALREILRSMQRAR